In Acidimicrobiia bacterium, one genomic interval encodes:
- a CDS encoding HD domain-containing protein has product MSSSKRTTAWAATMHGHSAGELSEAHADTHVRIKPNELYDRRAREAFEAEWLVPGATQANGAGNRTIPEEPDETRTCFERDRDRILHGTTAFRRLAGKTQVFVFPEDHQRTRLTHALEVTQVATSVARAIRLNVALTEAIALGHDCGHGPGGHASEDAFSQYLDGGYDHAVWGADVVLQPLNLCAETLDGIRNHSWSRPAPSTPEGEVVSWADRIAYVCHDFEDAVHVGIVKPSELPPLVRQVCGETRREQLHTFIAALSNTAIATGRIGMDAQTAEALAEFRRFNYENIYMRPESVLQGNQVIAVLQALVEYYAADPTRLPADQQPNELTPNHAESFRAAVTYVGGMTDRYAFGHAVDLLDWDPRNLPTGVDVRGLT; this is encoded by the coding sequence GCACGGACACAGTGCGGGCGAGCTGAGCGAGGCCCACGCTGACACGCATGTAAGAATTAAGCCAAACGAACTATATGATCGCCGAGCCCGCGAGGCTTTCGAGGCTGAATGGTTGGTACCAGGTGCCACTCAAGCCAATGGCGCCGGAAACCGGACCATTCCTGAAGAGCCCGACGAAACTCGCACTTGTTTCGAACGAGATCGCGACCGCATTTTGCATGGAACAACAGCTTTTCGCCGCCTGGCAGGTAAAACCCAGGTCTTCGTATTTCCTGAGGACCATCAGCGCACTCGGCTAACCCACGCTTTGGAAGTAACCCAGGTAGCCACCTCAGTAGCTAGAGCCATTCGGTTAAATGTGGCACTAACGGAAGCCATTGCGCTGGGGCATGACTGCGGGCACGGACCCGGCGGTCACGCTTCTGAAGACGCTTTTAGCCAATACCTAGACGGTGGATACGACCACGCGGTTTGGGGCGCTGACGTAGTGCTTCAACCTTTGAATCTGTGTGCCGAAACCTTAGATGGAATTCGTAACCACTCGTGGTCGAGGCCCGCTCCATCGACCCCAGAAGGCGAAGTGGTCTCATGGGCTGATCGGATTGCCTATGTCTGCCACGATTTTGAAGATGCGGTGCACGTTGGAATTGTGAAGCCTTCCGAGTTGCCTCCACTAGTGCGTCAAGTATGTGGCGAAACGCGCCGAGAGCAGCTGCATACCTTCATCGCGGCTCTCAGTAATACCGCCATTGCCACCGGGCGTATCGGCATGGACGCTCAAACGGCCGAAGCGTTGGCCGAGTTTCGCCGCTTCAATTACGAAAATATCTACATGCGCCCCGAGTCGGTTTTACAAGGAAACCAGGTCATTGCCGTTCTGCAGGCGTTGGTGGAATATTACGCCGCCGACCCTACCCGCCTACCGGCGGATCAACAGCCAAACGAACTTACACCGAACCACGCCGAAAGCTTTCGTGCCGCCGTGACCTATGTGGGCGGCATGACTGACCGATACGCCTTTGGGCACGCTGTCGATCTTCTAGATTGGGATCCAAGAAACCTACCCACCGGCGTTGATGTGCGTGGCCTAACCTAA
- the rpmA gene encoding 50S ribosomal protein L27, translating into MSKTKGGGSTRNGRDSNAQRLGVKAFDGTVVTAGSILVRQRGTKVHPGENVGRGRDDTLFALSGGKVKFGQRKGRKLVDIVTD; encoded by the coding sequence ATGTCAAAGACTAAAGGCGGCGGTTCAACCCGCAACGGTCGCGATTCAAATGCCCAACGCCTGGGTGTAAAGGCTTTCGACGGCACTGTGGTGACCGCCGGTTCAATTCTGGTTCGCCAGCGCGGCACCAAGGTTCATCCTGGTGAGAACGTAGGTCGTGGTCGTGACGACACGTTGTTTGCGCTAAGCGGCGGCAAGGTGAAGTTCGGTCAGCGCAAAGGTCGTAAACTGGTCGACATAGTCACCGACTAG
- the rplU gene encoding 50S ribosomal protein L21: MYAVIKTGGKQYRVEQGQQLNVERLGAVDSEVSLQPVLLVDGDTVLSTPAELAGASVSAKIVGETKGPKITGFTYKSSSNIRRRWGHRQQYATIEITKIARG; encoded by the coding sequence ATGTATGCAGTCATTAAGACCGGTGGTAAGCAATATCGGGTCGAGCAGGGCCAGCAGCTCAACGTCGAGCGCCTTGGTGCTGTCGATTCCGAAGTCTCGCTGCAGCCGGTGCTGCTAGTCGATGGCGATACGGTGCTGTCTACTCCAGCCGAGCTCGCTGGTGCTTCGGTTTCCGCTAAAATTGTAGGCGAAACCAAAGGCCCGAAGATTACCGGGTTCACCTACAAGTCAAGCTCGAACATTCGTCGTCGCTGGGGTCATCGTCAGCAATACGCCACCATCGAAATCACGAAGATCGCTAGGGGTTAA